In Zalophus californianus isolate mZalCal1 chromosome 4, mZalCal1.pri.v2, whole genome shotgun sequence, the following proteins share a genomic window:
- the RBM15 gene encoding RNA-binding protein 15 — translation MRTTGRDPLPRRSPRWRRAVPLCETSAGRRVNHLLGDDLRRPATMKGKERSPVKPKRSRGGEDSTSRGERSKKLGGSGGSNGSSSGKTDSGGGSRRSLHLDKSSSRGGSREYDTGGGSSSSRLHSYSSPSTKNSSGGGESRSSSRGGGGESRSSGAASSAPGGGDGGEYKTLKISELGSQLSDEAVEDGLFHEFKRFGDVSVKISHLSGSGSGDERVAFVNFRRPEDARAAKHARGRLVLYDRPLKIEAVYVSRRRSRSPLDKDTYPPSASVVGASVGGHRHPPGGGGGQRSLSPGGAALGYRDYRLQQLALGRLPPPPPPPLPRELERERDYPFYERVRPAYSLEPRVGAGAGAAPFREVDEISPEDDQRANRTLFLGNLDITVTESDLRRAFDRFGVITEVDIKRPSRGQTSTYGFLKFENLDMSHRAKLAMSGKIIIRNPIKIGYGKATPTTRLWVGGLGPWVPLAALAREFDRFGTIRTIDYRKGDSWAYIQYESLDAAHAAWTHMRGFPLGGPDRRLRVDFADTEHRYQQQYLQPLPLTHYELVTDAFGHRAPDPLRGARDRTPPLLYRDRDRDLYPDSDWVPPPPPVRERSTRTAATAVPAYEPLDSLDRRRDGWSLDRDRGERDLPSSRDQPRKRRPPEESGGRHLDRSPESDRPRKRHCAPSPDRSPELTSSRDRYNSDNDRSSRLLILERPSPVRDRRGSLEKSQGDKRDRKNSASAERDRKHRTAAPTEGKSPLKKEDRSDGSAPSTSTVSSKLKSPSQKQDGGTAPTAAASPKLCLAWQGMLLLKNSNFPSNMHLLQGDLQVASSLLVEGSTGGKVAQLKITQRLRLDQPKLDEVTRRIKVAGPNGYAILLAVPGSSDSRSSSSSATSDTATSTQRPLRNLVSYLKQKQAAGVISLPVGGNKDKENTGVLHAFPPCEFSQQFLDSPAKALAKSEEDYLVMIIVRAKLVNCGLKIWNSKL, via the coding sequence ATGAGGACTACGGGGCGGGATCCTTTACCGCGGCGGAGTCCAAGATGGCGGCGTGCGGTTCCGCTGTGTGAAACGAGCGCGGGGCGGCGGGTTAATCATCTCCTCGGAGACGACCTCCGACGACCCGCAACAATGAAGGGAAAAGAGCGCTCTCCAGTCAAGCCCAAACGCTCCCGTGGAGGTGAGGACTCGACTTCCCGCGGGGAGCGGAGCAAGAAGTTAGGGGGCTCTGGTGGCAGCAATGGGAGTAGCAGCGGAAAGACCGACAGCGGCGGCGGGTCGCGGCGCAGCCTTCATCTGGACAAGTCCAGCAGCCGAGGTGGCAGCCGCGAGTATGACACTGGTGGGGGCAGCTCCAGTAGCCGCTTGCATAGTTACAGCTCCCCAAGCACCAAAAATTCCTCGGGCGGGGGCGAGTCGCGCAGCAGCTCCCGGGGTGGAGGCGGGGAGTCACGTTCCTCTGGGGCCGCCTCCTCAGCTCCTGGCGGCGGGGACGGCGGGGAATACAAGACACTGAAGATAAGCGAGTTGGGGTCCCAGCTGAGTGACGAAGCGGTGGAGGACGGACTGTTTCACGAGTTCAAACGTTTCGGTGATGTAAGTGTCAAAATCAGTCATCTCTCGGGTTCTGGCAGCGGGGATGAGCGAGTAGCCTTTGTGAACTTCCGGCGGCCAGAGGACGCGCGGGCGGCCAAGCATGCCCGAGGCCGCCTAGTGCTCTATGACCGGCCCCTGAAGATAGAAGCTGTGTATGTGAGCCGGCGCCGCAGCCGCTCCCCATTAGACAAAGATACTTATCCTCCGTCAGCCAGCGTGGTCGGGGCGTCTGTAGGTGGACACCGGCACCcccctggaggaggtggaggccAGAGATCGCTTTCCCCTGGTGGCGCAGCCTTGGGATACAGAGACTACCGGTTGCAGCAGTTGGCTCTTGGCCGCCTGCCCCCTCCACCTCCGCCACCATTGCCCCGTGAGCTGGAGAGAGAGCGAGACTACCCGTTCTATGAGAGAGTGCGCCCAGCATACAGTCTTGAGCCAAgggtgggagctggggcaggTGCTGCTCCTTTCCGAGAAGTGGATGAGATCTCACCCGAGGATGATCAGCGAGCTAACCGGACGCTTTTCTTGGGCAACCTAGACATCACTGTGACAGAGAGTGATCTCAGAAGGGCTTTTGACCGCTTTGGAGTCATCACCGAGGTAGACATCAAGAGGCCTTCTCGGGGCCAGACCAGTACCTATGGCTTTCTCAAATTTGAGAACCTAGACATGTCTCACCGGGCCAAACTAGCAATGTCTGGCAAAATTATCATTCGGAATCCTATCAAAATTGGTTATGGTAAAGCTACACCCACCACCCGCCTCTGGGTAGGTGGTCTGGGACCTTGGGTGCCTCTTGCTGCCCTGGCCCGAGAGTTTGACCGATTTGGCACCATTCGCACTATAGACTACCGCAAAGGTGATAGTTGGGCATATATCCAATATGAAAGCCTCGATGCGGCTCATGCTGCCTGGACCCATATGCGTGGCTTCCCACTTGGTGGCCCAGATCGTCGCCTTAGAGTAGACTTTGCAGATACAGAACATCGTTACCAGCAGCAATATCTGCAGCCTCTGCCCTTAACTCATTATGAGTTGGTGACAGATGCTTTTGGACATCGAGCACCTGACCCTTTGAGGGGTGCTCGGGATAGGACACCACCCTTACTGTACAGAGATCGTGACAGAGACCTTTATCCTGACTCTGACTGggtgccacccccacccccagtccgtGAACGCAGCACTCGGACTGCAGCTACTGCTGTGCCTGCTTATGAGCCACTGGATAGCCTGGATCGCAGGCGAGATGGCTGGTCCTTGGACCGGGACAGAGGCGAGCGAGATCTGCCCAGCAGCAGAGACCAACCTAGGAAGCGAAGGCCGCCTGAGGAAAGTGGGGGCCGGCACCTGGATAGGTCCCCTGAGAGTGACCGTCCCCGAAAACGTCACTGTGCTCCTTCTCCCGACCGCAGCCCAGAATTGACCAGTAGCCGGGATCGCTACAACAGTGACAATGATCGATCTTCCCGTCTTCTTATCTTGGAAAGGCCCTCTCCAGTCAGAGACAGACGAGGTAGTTTGGAGAAGAGCCAGGGTGACAAGCGAGACCGTAAAAACTCTGCATCAGCTGAACGGGATAGGAAGCACCGGACAGCTGCTCCCACTGAGGGAAAAAGCCCTCTGAAAAAAGAAGACCGGTCTGATGGGAGTGCACCCAGCACCAGCACTGTTTCCTCGAAGCTAAAGTCCCCTTCCCAGAAACAGGATGGTGGGACAGCACCCACAGCTGCAGCCTCTCCCAAACTCTGTTTGGCCTGGCAGGGCATGCTTCTTTTGAAGAACAGCAACTTTCCTTCCAACATGCATCTGTTGCAGGGTGACCTCCAAGTGGCTAGTAGTCTTCTTGTGGAGGGCTCAACTGGAGGCAAAGTAGCCCAGCTCAAGATCACTCAGCGTCTTCGTTTGGACCAGCCCAAGTTGGATGAAGTAACTCGACGCATCAAAGTGGCAGGGCCCAATGGTTATGCCATTCTTCTGGCTGTGCCTGGAAGTTCTGACAGCAGGTCCTCCTCTTCTTCAGCCACGTCAGACACTGCCACCTCTACTCAGAGGCCACTTAGGAACCTTGTGTCCTATTTAAAGCAAAAGCAGGCCGCTGGGGTGATAAGCCTCCCTGTGGGGGGCaacaaagacaaggaaaacaCCGGGGTCCTACATGCTTTCCCACCCTGTGAGTTCTCCCAGCAGTTCCTGGATTCCCCTGCCAAGGCACTGGCCAAATCTGAAGAAGATTACCTGGTCATGATCATTGTCCGTG